The Deltaproteobacteria bacterium genome contains a region encoding:
- a CDS encoding NADH-quinone oxidoreductase subunit N, with translation AVASPESIRAVMLYLAIYLAMNLGAFGAVLAVRHVTGYETIGAYKGLGARSPLLAVMLAIFLFSLTGVPPFGGFIGKFYLFASVLHAGTPFFYALAIIGVLNTAVSLYAYARVLKAMYFESLPGVEPPRPLTFAHGAMLVSLAIPTLVLGIWWSPLIEAIKRSSAIIP, from the coding sequence GCGGTCGCGTCGCCCGAGTCGATCCGCGCGGTGATGCTCTATCTCGCGATCTATCTCGCGATGAACCTCGGCGCGTTCGGCGCGGTGCTCGCGGTCCGGCATGTGACGGGATACGAGACCATCGGCGCGTACAAGGGACTCGGCGCACGCAGCCCGCTCCTCGCCGTGATGCTCGCCATCTTCCTGTTTTCACTGACGGGTGTGCCGCCCTTCGGCGGATTCATCGGCAAATTCTACCTGTTCGCCTCGGTCCTGCACGCGGGCACGCCGTTTTTCTACGCGCTCGCCATCATCGGCGTGCTGAACACGGCGGTTTCGCTTTACGCCTACGCCCGCGTGCTCAAGGCGATGTATTTCGAGTCGCTGCCCGGGGTCGAGCCGCCGCGCCCGCTCACCTTTGCGCACGGCGCGATGCTCGTTTCGCTCGCGATCCCCACGCTCGTGCTCGGCATCTGGTGGTCACCGCTGATCGAGGCGATCAAGCGCTCGTCGGCCATCATCCCCTGA